The following proteins are encoded in a genomic region of Methylobacterium tardum:
- a CDS encoding alpha-amylase family glycosyl hydrolase: MTDTVWWKRGTVYQVYPRSFQDTNGDGVGDLPGITARLDYLAWLGVDAVWISPVYPSPMADFGYDVADYCGIDPLFGTLADFDALIAEAHRRKLKVILDFVPNHSSIAHPWFAESRSSRTSPKRDWYIWRDPGPDGGPPNNWLSNFGGPAWTFDATTGQYYYHAFLAEQPDLNWRNPAVRAAMHDVLRFWLERGVDGFRVDVIWHLMKDAGFRDNPANPDYVPGAPEINRFTQVYSADRPEVFDVIAGMRDVLRGYGERVLIGEIYLPVERLVAYYGPDLTGADLPFNFQLIQTPWRAETVADLVAQYEAALPEGGWPNWVLGNHDQPRIAARVGADQARIAAMLLLTLRGTPTLYYGDEIGLGHVPIPPERARDPWEHNEPGHGRDPERTPMQWDDSPQAGFSTAEPWLPLAEDWATRNVESQRSDPGSMLTLHRRLLGLRRGHPALAVGGYRAVPLGIAEVFAYERFADGAVLRVLLNFGAASQDLPLPEGGWTVLLSTRAGRGGETAGLALALGAAEGVILRRDG; this comes from the coding sequence ATGACCGACACCGTCTGGTGGAAGCGCGGGACCGTCTACCAAGTCTACCCCCGTTCCTTTCAGGACACGAATGGCGACGGTGTCGGCGATCTGCCGGGGATCACGGCGCGCCTGGATTACCTGGCCTGGCTCGGGGTCGACGCCGTGTGGATCTCGCCGGTCTACCCCTCGCCCATGGCGGATTTCGGCTACGACGTGGCCGATTACTGCGGGATCGACCCGCTGTTCGGCACGCTGGCCGATTTCGACGCGCTGATCGCCGAGGCTCACCGGCGCAAGCTGAAGGTGATCCTCGACTTCGTGCCGAACCATTCCTCGATCGCGCATCCGTGGTTCGCGGAGAGCCGGTCGTCGCGCACGAGCCCGAAGCGGGACTGGTACATCTGGCGCGATCCCGGCCCCGATGGCGGTCCGCCCAACAACTGGCTGTCGAATTTCGGCGGCCCGGCCTGGACCTTCGACGCGACCACCGGCCAGTACTACTACCACGCCTTCCTGGCCGAGCAGCCGGACCTGAACTGGCGCAACCCTGCGGTGCGGGCGGCCATGCACGACGTGCTCCGCTTCTGGCTGGAGCGCGGGGTCGACGGGTTCCGGGTCGACGTGATCTGGCACCTGATGAAGGATGCGGGTTTCCGCGACAACCCGGCCAATCCCGACTACGTGCCGGGCGCGCCCGAGATCAACCGCTTCACCCAGGTCTACTCCGCCGACCGCCCGGAGGTGTTCGACGTGATCGCCGGGATGCGGGATGTGCTGCGCGGTTACGGCGAGCGGGTGCTGATCGGCGAGATCTACCTGCCGGTGGAGCGGCTGGTCGCCTATTACGGTCCGGACCTGACGGGTGCCGACCTGCCGTTCAATTTCCAGCTGATCCAGACCCCGTGGCGGGCCGAGACCGTGGCCGACCTCGTGGCGCAGTACGAGGCGGCCCTGCCCGAGGGCGGCTGGCCGAACTGGGTGCTCGGCAACCACGACCAGCCGCGCATCGCCGCCCGCGTCGGGGCCGATCAGGCCCGCATCGCCGCGATGCTGCTCCTGACCCTGCGGGGCACGCCAACCCTCTATTACGGCGACGAGATCGGGCTCGGCCACGTGCCGATCCCGCCGGAGCGCGCCCGCGACCCGTGGGAGCACAACGAGCCCGGGCACGGCCGCGATCCGGAGCGCACGCCGATGCAGTGGGACGACAGCCCGCAGGCGGGCTTCTCCACGGCCGAGCCCTGGCTGCCGCTGGCGGAGGACTGGGCGACCCGCAACGTCGAGAGCCAGCGCTCGGACCCGGGCTCGATGCTCACCCTGCACCGGCGGCTGCTCGGCCTGCGCCGCGGCCACCCGGCGCTCGCCGTGGGCGGCTATCGGGCGGTGCCGCTGGGGATCGCCGAGGTGTTCGCCTACGAGCGCTTCGCCGACGGGGCCGTCCTGCGCGTGCTCCTGAATTTCGGCGCGGCGTCGCAGGATCTGCCGCTTCCCGAGGGCGGCTGGACCGTGCTGCTCTCGACCCGTGCCGGGCGCGGGGGCGAGACGGCCGGCCTGGCCCTGGCGCTGGGCGCCGCCGAGGGGGTGATCCTGCGCCGCGACGGGTGA
- a CDS encoding SGNH/GDSL hydrolase family protein — MFRVLCLGYSVTELPGYVERANALAEAEGRPVTYLRCGWGGHSLPTLACLIDEILDATPCDHVLLELFTGNVRYFDGATMRAYLDDILAATARRGLPVAFLNLHQGGVDYRAEPVAGLLAEYRALYGIPSLDIAAPVAAAGAGDITYLLKDGTHVTPAGAELYGTLVYSFLRAPPPGRAYIDRFRWLPGRFEALPLRTLPGLTCGFELRRNGIPLHFLEVPEEGRAEIPLGRPRDVIGLLVTYGPQMGTLTVEDPATGRARAILAYDAFSYYTRSVFRSVRFPAARSLRVAQSADLPDIALRKGEPDRGPRLGRVSHVFCRRRLGLAARAALLRHRLRRALRRAGLRLRGR; from the coding sequence ATGTTCCGCGTTCTCTGTCTCGGCTACAGCGTCACGGAACTGCCGGGCTATGTCGAGCGGGCCAATGCCCTGGCCGAAGCCGAGGGGCGGCCGGTCACGTACCTGCGCTGCGGCTGGGGCGGCCACTCGCTGCCCACCCTCGCCTGCCTGATCGACGAGATCCTGGACGCGACGCCCTGCGACCACGTCCTCCTCGAACTGTTCACCGGCAACGTCCGCTACTTCGACGGCGCGACGATGCGGGCCTATCTCGACGACATCCTCGCGGCGACCGCCCGGCGCGGCCTGCCCGTCGCCTTCCTCAATCTCCACCAGGGCGGCGTCGATTACCGGGCCGAGCCCGTCGCCGGCCTGCTCGCGGAGTACCGCGCCCTCTACGGGATCCCGTCCCTCGACATCGCCGCCCCGGTGGCGGCGGCGGGGGCGGGGGACATCACCTATCTCCTGAAGGACGGCACACACGTCACGCCGGCCGGGGCCGAGCTCTACGGCACCCTGGTCTACAGCTTCCTGCGCGCACCGCCCCCGGGCCGCGCCTATATCGACCGGTTCCGCTGGCTGCCCGGCCGGTTCGAAGCCCTGCCCCTGCGCACCCTCCCCGGCCTGACCTGCGGGTTCGAATTGCGGCGCAACGGCATCCCGCTGCACTTCCTGGAGGTTCCGGAGGAGGGCCGCGCGGAGATCCCGCTCGGGCGCCCCCGGGACGTGATCGGCCTGCTCGTGACCTACGGGCCGCAGATGGGCACGCTGACGGTCGAGGATCCGGCGACCGGACGGGCGCGCGCGATCCTCGCCTACGACGCGTTCTCCTATTACACGCGCTCGGTCTTCCGCAGCGTCAGGTTCCCGGCGGCCCGGTCCCTCCGGGTCGCGCAGTCGGCGGACCTGCCGGACATCGCCCTGCGCAAGGGCGAGCCCGACCGGGGGCCGCGGCTCGGGCGCGTGTCGCACGTGTTCTGCCGGCGCAGGCTCGGGCTCGCCGCGCGCGCCGCGCTCCTGCGCCACCGGCTCCGGCGCGCTCTGCGCCGCGCGGGGCTGCGGCTCAGGGGGCGCTGA
- a CDS encoding ferredoxin--NAD(+) reductase — protein MGARCSLVVNGRSVRVSTGDTPLEAALAEGMIAPLPPLHGTLLAGQGAVAPSGRRPPARRARAEALRPALPGAPIPGQEEAAAAPVTLRRGTVTEIRRLSPGIVEVVATLTKRPTGEPGHQALVTFAGMPAMTLSPTLRVDGAAEINEAVFHIPRDPEGDPVDAIRLDQPVRLKGPVGRGQYRPGGGRLVLVAAGAGFGPIWAIARAARYVEPAREVALAVGARDALDLYMRESLDWLRRTGVARIVLCADRGRQRPPDVRSGPLTAHLPSLRATDVVHVAGDVSTVGAVQVLAASVGARCYPIVLD, from the coding sequence ATGGGGGCGCGCTGCTCGCTCGTCGTCAACGGCCGGTCGGTGCGCGTCTCGACCGGCGATACGCCGCTGGAGGCGGCGCTCGCCGAGGGCATGATCGCGCCGCTCCCGCCGCTGCACGGCACGCTGCTCGCCGGCCAGGGGGCCGTGGCGCCCTCCGGCCGCCGGCCGCCCGCCCGCCGCGCCCGTGCCGAAGCCCTGCGGCCCGCCCTGCCCGGCGCCCCGATCCCGGGCCAGGAGGAGGCTGCGGCGGCGCCCGTCACCCTCCGCAGGGGCACGGTCACCGAGATCCGCCGGCTCAGCCCCGGCATCGTCGAGGTCGTGGCGACCCTGACCAAGCGCCCGACCGGCGAGCCCGGCCACCAGGCCCTCGTGACCTTCGCGGGCATGCCCGCCATGACCCTGTCCCCGACCCTGCGGGTCGACGGTGCGGCCGAGATCAACGAGGCGGTGTTCCACATCCCCCGCGACCCTGAGGGCGACCCAGTCGACGCGATCCGGCTCGACCAGCCCGTACGGCTGAAGGGTCCCGTGGGCCGGGGGCAGTACCGCCCCGGGGGCGGACGCCTCGTGCTGGTGGCGGCCGGCGCCGGCTTCGGCCCGATCTGGGCGATCGCCCGGGCGGCCCGCTACGTCGAGCCCGCCCGCGAGGTGGCGCTGGCGGTCGGCGCCCGCGACGCCCTCGACCTCTACATGCGCGAGAGCCTGGACTGGCTGCGCCGCACCGGCGTCGCCCGGATCGTGCTCTGCGCCGATCGCGGGCGCCAGCGGCCGCCGGACGTGCGCTCCGGCCCGCTCACCGCCCACCTGCCGAGCCTGCGCGCCACCGACGTCGTCCACGTGGCCGGTGACGTCTCGACAGTGGGCGCCGTGCAGGTGCTCGCCGCCTCGGTGGGGGCGCGCTGCTACCCGATCGTGCTCGACTGA
- a CDS encoding globin family protein, whose amino-acid sequence MTPEQIKRVQDSFAKVRPIAGTAADLFYGRLFEIAPQVRALFPEDMAEQKQKLMAMLGLAVANLAHPGTVVPALQDLGRKHVAYGTQAAHYEPVGAALLWTLEQGLGPDFTPEVREAWTETYALVARVMQQAAAEAA is encoded by the coding sequence ATGACGCCCGAACAGATCAAGCGCGTGCAGGACAGCTTCGCGAAGGTGCGGCCGATCGCCGGGACGGCGGCCGATCTGTTCTACGGGCGCCTGTTCGAGATCGCCCCACAGGTCCGCGCGCTCTTCCCCGAGGACATGGCCGAGCAGAAGCAGAAGCTGATGGCCATGCTGGGACTGGCGGTGGCGAATCTCGCCCATCCGGGGACCGTGGTCCCGGCGCTCCAGGACCTCGGGCGCAAGCACGTGGCCTACGGCACGCAGGCGGCCCATTACGAGCCGGTGGGCGCCGCCCTGCTGTGGACCCTGGAGCAGGGCCTGGGCCCGGATTTCACCCCGGAGGTGCGGGAGGCCTGGACCGAGACCTACGCGCTCGTCGCCCGGGTGATGCAGCAGGCAGCCGCGGAAGCGGCGTGA
- a CDS encoding EAL domain-containing protein, producing the protein MPLLVRPEVTIPLRILALLLTLVGGLVGSLALGGPARAVEAVRVTLDAPVIDLTTAIERYRSDGDLIQISTAPGKDGIVRRIVVKARDAGARPDWIVFALTNDTDEQIDRILVAPHFRLVDSGVIWPDLGGSRIAAITASQGIRPERDENPEADQFTITLDPGTTVTYVAELRGSNVPQLHLWDQDAYRRKAAGLTLYKGIIIGISGLLALFLTIVFVVKGAIIFPAAAALAWSVLAYACIDFGFLQRVFPVTELAERVYRASAEAVLGATLLVFLFAYLNLARWHVRYSHVAFFWLAFLAGLVGLAVFDPPVAAGVARISIAAVAGIGLLLILYLAAHNGYDRAILLVPTWLLLVVWVTAAGFAVTGQIGSDLVQPALIGGLVLIVMLIGFTVLQHAFAGGGLSHALVSDTERRALALTGAGDVVFDWDVPADRVFVGPEIEGQLGLARGTLEGPATNWLGALHPFDVERYSAALDTVIEERRGRIVHDFRLRSAAGSFFWYRLKARPVIGADGEVIRVVGTIADVTEIKTAEERLLHDAVHDSLTGLPNRELFGDRLDAALAFAGQDPRLKPTVIALDVDRFKGINDAIGLSAGDSILLTLSRRLGRLLRPQDTLARVAGDEFAVILLSERDPDRILAFAEMIRRAIATPITYADREIFLTVSIGLALHEAGANLKRDEVFKSAEIAMIQAKRNGGDRIEVFRAHMRTDRSDRMMLESDLRKAIERNEMRVLFLPVVRLEDRTVAGFETVLRWDHPKLGRIPASTFLPLAEESGFIVNLGIFALERTALELAAWQRSLEVEPPIFAACNLSSRQLLRHDLLHDVKTVLARSGALPGSLKLEFSESLVMENPEYAAQMLARIHDLGAGLCLSDFGTGYSALSYLQRFPFDTIKVDATFVRQIGTGQTAILRSIVRMASELNLAIVAEGCESEADAQALAGLGCEYALGPAFGEPMTLLQARQIVGAAPEAA; encoded by the coding sequence ATGCCGCTTCTCGTACGGCCGGAAGTCACGATACCCTTGCGCATCCTCGCCCTCCTCCTGACCCTGGTCGGCGGCCTCGTCGGTTCCCTCGCGCTGGGTGGGCCGGCCCGGGCCGTAGAGGCGGTGCGCGTCACCCTCGACGCGCCGGTGATCGATCTGACCACCGCGATCGAACGCTACCGCTCGGACGGCGACCTGATCCAGATCTCCACGGCGCCCGGCAAGGACGGCATCGTCCGCCGCATCGTCGTCAAGGCGCGCGACGCCGGCGCCCGGCCCGACTGGATCGTGTTCGCGCTCACCAACGACACCGATGAGCAGATCGACCGTATCCTGGTCGCGCCGCATTTCCGGCTGGTCGATTCCGGGGTGATCTGGCCCGATCTCGGCGGCTCGCGCATCGCCGCCATCACGGCGAGCCAGGGCATCCGCCCGGAACGCGACGAGAACCCGGAAGCCGACCAGTTCACCATCACGCTCGATCCCGGCACGACGGTCACCTACGTGGCCGAGCTGCGCGGCTCCAACGTCCCCCAGCTCCATCTCTGGGACCAGGACGCCTACCGGCGGAAGGCCGCCGGCCTGACCCTCTACAAGGGCATCATCATCGGCATCAGCGGCCTGCTGGCGCTGTTCCTGACCATCGTGTTCGTGGTCAAGGGCGCGATCATCTTCCCCGCCGCCGCGGCGCTGGCGTGGTCGGTGCTCGCCTATGCCTGCATCGATTTCGGCTTCCTGCAGCGGGTCTTCCCGGTCACGGAACTGGCCGAGCGGGTCTACCGCGCCTCCGCCGAGGCGGTGCTCGGGGCGACGCTGTTGGTCTTCCTGTTCGCCTATCTCAACCTCGCCCGCTGGCATGTACGCTACAGCCACGTGGCGTTCTTCTGGCTCGCCTTCCTGGCGGGCCTCGTGGGGCTCGCGGTGTTCGACCCGCCGGTTGCGGCGGGTGTGGCGCGGATCTCAATCGCCGCGGTGGCTGGGATCGGCCTGCTGCTGATCCTCTACCTCGCCGCCCATAACGGCTACGACCGCGCGATCCTGCTGGTGCCAACCTGGCTGCTGCTGGTGGTCTGGGTGACGGCGGCGGGCTTCGCGGTCACCGGCCAGATCGGCAGCGACCTCGTGCAGCCGGCGCTGATCGGCGGCCTCGTGCTGATCGTGATGCTGATCGGCTTCACGGTGCTCCAGCACGCCTTCGCGGGGGGCGGCCTCAGTCACGCCCTGGTCTCCGACACGGAGCGGCGGGCGCTGGCGCTCACCGGCGCGGGCGACGTGGTGTTCGACTGGGACGTGCCGGCCGACCGGGTCTTCGTCGGTCCGGAGATCGAGGGCCAGCTCGGCCTCGCCCGCGGGACCCTGGAGGGGCCGGCGACCAACTGGCTCGGGGCGCTGCACCCGTTCGACGTGGAGCGCTACTCGGCGGCCCTCGACACGGTGATCGAGGAGCGGCGCGGCCGCATCGTCCACGATTTCCGCCTGCGCTCGGCCGCCGGCAGCTTCTTCTGGTACCGGCTGAAGGCGCGGCCGGTGATCGGCGCCGACGGCGAGGTGATCCGGGTGGTCGGCACCATCGCGGACGTCACCGAGATCAAGACCGCGGAGGAGCGCCTGCTCCACGACGCCGTCCACGACAGCCTCACCGGCCTGCCCAACCGGGAATTGTTCGGCGACCGTCTCGACGCGGCTCTGGCCTTCGCCGGCCAGGACCCGCGCCTCAAGCCCACCGTGATCGCGCTCGACGTCGACCGGTTCAAGGGCATCAACGACGCGATCGGCCTGTCGGCGGGCGATTCGATCCTGCTGACCCTCTCGCGCCGGCTCGGCCGCCTGCTGCGGCCGCAGGATACCCTCGCCCGGGTCGCCGGCGACGAGTTCGCCGTCATCCTGCTCTCCGAGCGCGACCCCGACCGGATCCTGGCCTTCGCCGAGATGATCCGCCGGGCGATCGCGACCCCGATCACCTACGCGGACCGGGAGATCTTCCTCACCGTCTCGATCGGCCTCGCCCTCCACGAGGCGGGGGCCAACCTCAAGCGCGACGAGGTGTTCAAGAGCGCCGAGATCGCCATGATCCAGGCCAAGCGCAACGGCGGCGACCGGATCGAGGTGTTCCGGGCCCATATGCGCACCGACCGCTCGGACCGGATGATGCTGGAGAGCGACCTGCGCAAGGCGATCGAGCGCAACGAGATGCGCGTCCTGTTCCTGCCGGTGGTGCGGCTCGAGGACCGCACCGTGGCGGGCTTCGAGACGGTGCTGCGCTGGGACCACCCGAAGCTCGGGCGCATCCCCGCCTCGACCTTCCTGCCGCTTGCCGAGGAGAGCGGCTTCATCGTCAATCTCGGCATCTTCGCCCTGGAGCGCACCGCCCTCGAACTCGCGGCGTGGCAGCGCTCCCTGGAGGTCGAGCCGCCGATCTTCGCGGCCTGCAACCTGTCCTCGCGCCAGCTCCTGCGCCACGACCTCCTGCACGACGTGAAGACCGTGCTGGCCCGTTCCGGGGCCCTGCCCGGCTCGCTCAAGCTGGAATTCAGCGAGAGCCTCGTGATGGAGAACCCGGAATACGCGGCCCAGATGCTGGCGCGGATCCACGACCTCGGCGCCGGCCTGTGCCTGTCGGATTTCGGCACCGGCTACTCGGCGCTCTCCTATCTCCAGCGCTTCCCGTTCGACACGATCAAGGTCGACGCGACCTTCGTGCGCCAGATCGGCACCGGCCAGACCGCGATCCTGCGCTCGATCGTCCGCATGGCGAGCGAATTGAACCTCGCCATCGTGGCGGAGGGCTGCGAATCGGAAGCCGACGCCCAGGCGCTGGCCGGGCTCGGCTGCGAATACGCGCTGGGTCCCGCCTTCGGCGAGCCCATGACCCTGCTGCAGGCCCGGCAGATCGTCGGAGCGGCCCCGGAAGCGGCCTGA